The DNA segment AAAACGTTGCACACTCTTTAGATCTGTGTGCGCAAAATAGACGTCGCACTTACCTGTGATTGTGTCAGAATCATTACTTGGAGCATGTGTGCCAtctaaaaaaatgtaattaggGAGTCATTTCACTGTCTTTCACCAAATATTTTAAGGGTGTTACTGGATTTCTTACACAGAAGAGTAAGGGAGACAGAGTCCCTGTAGAAACTGTACTGGTTCCCCTTTGCAATGACTCTCAAGTAGAGGTTTGTATCGTTTTGGTCGACGTCTTGGATCATGAGGGAACAGTTCCCTTTGTCCTTGTTTCCGATGATTTTGGTTTTGCCCCTGTATCTCTTCAGCACCCAAGTGTCATTTGTGTGATAAACAAATGCGTTCTTGTCCTGGTCGTTGAGGGCAAACTGActtctctcccctcttttcCAGTAAACCTGAACATCGTTGGTGTAGAATTGGCGCGGGTAGGTGAAAACACACGGTATGGTCACGTTTGATCCGGGCGGCGCAAAAATGGAACTCGTGACATTAATGTCCCAACTCTGACCTGTGTTTAAAATCAACCCAGATTCTATATTATTAGAGGCTACACCACATTAGATCCAGTATATCACAGGTGCAGGCATCACCTTTTGACCCAGAGGCCAGGAGGAGTATGAGACTTAGCACCACATGGCCCGGCAGCCTCATCTGGTCCAAAATAAACAATATGGAGGTTAACAGATCTGCTTCTGAAGTTGTCGCAGCAACAACGACAACGT comes from the Takifugu rubripes chromosome 7, fTakRub1.2, whole genome shotgun sequence genome and includes:
- the LOC105416685 gene encoding sialic acid-binding Ig-like lectin 10, with the protein product MFHIHPTMRLPGHVVLSLILLLASGSKGQSWDINVTSSIFAPPGSNVTIPCVFTYPRQFYTNDVQVYWKRGERSQFALNDQDKNAFVYHTNDTWVLKRYRGKTKIIGNKDKGNCSLMIQDVDQNDTNLYLRVIAKGNQYSFYRDSVSLTLLYGTHAPSNDSDTITEGATLMTSLHMTIVVTLIALLILFIGAVLVIRQKWYVSIIRKDSGYSESFNRPTENHASSGKPPEEKFTEDPVYINMPFHSYQMQPRVDDAEALYANVEMSN